A genomic segment from Deinococcus humi encodes:
- a CDS encoding alpha-amylase family glycosyl hydrolase, whose translation MTPMTLNAQHDHTPAYTERLGAAKGETVRLRLRTTLPVQSVGLRFVRVGEIELTGAHEITGMEGEGRWFEAELPVHDSRVRYAWQLNLPDDHLNLTALGLHHTRRGFRNWFQYLAGYVAPEWAWKCVFYQIFPDRFRNGDPGNDVQTGEYIYAGREVEHVPWDQPVDAWGDIHGHYGGDLNGVTQALPYLSDLGVNALWLTPIFVSPSNHRYDITDYRHVDPHLGGDVAWDELTAAADAAGIHIVLDGVFNHMGNENALFQAALDDESSPQRALFSWRDEAGKPPYHSFFDVPTLPKIDYRNEYAAQEFLDGEESVVRHWLRRGASGWRLDVAHMIGAGGTDEDNLPLHRILKRAAREERADAYVFGERFYDPEHALDGTGEDASMNYHGFGLPVVQWIAGATYYGEPSRLDGTELADILWDAYHALPPQVALSMFNLLESHDIGRAMFRVGNDRTKFLAACTLLMGYAGVPCTYYGSEVGVTQSRPGNMPWCREPMPWDEAKWDAELRARVRALIHLRRQTHVLQEGSLSFLHAEADAIAFLREYTHRDGRTERAVVLASRRPEAHHVSLTLPAGEWRDALSGQGLRGGKVTLDAAGGRILLQE comes from the coding sequence ATGACCCCTATGACGCTCAACGCCCAGCATGACCACACCCCTGCCTACACCGAACGCCTTGGCGCTGCCAAGGGCGAAACCGTCCGGCTCAGGCTGAGAACCACCCTGCCCGTGCAGTCCGTGGGCCTGCGCTTCGTGCGCGTGGGTGAAATCGAACTGACCGGGGCACATGAAATCACGGGTATGGAGGGCGAAGGACGCTGGTTTGAGGCCGAACTGCCCGTCCACGACTCACGGGTGCGCTACGCCTGGCAGCTGAACCTGCCGGACGATCATCTGAATCTGACGGCGCTGGGCCTGCACCACACCCGCCGGGGCTTCCGCAACTGGTTCCAGTATCTGGCCGGCTACGTGGCCCCCGAATGGGCCTGGAAGTGCGTCTTCTACCAGATCTTCCCGGACCGCTTCCGCAACGGCGACCCGGGCAATGACGTGCAGACTGGCGAATACATCTATGCGGGGCGCGAGGTAGAACATGTGCCCTGGGACCAGCCCGTGGACGCCTGGGGCGACATTCACGGTCACTACGGCGGCGATCTGAACGGGGTGACACAGGCGCTGCCCTACCTGAGCGATCTGGGCGTGAATGCGCTGTGGCTGACGCCCATCTTCGTTTCGCCCAGCAACCACCGCTACGACATCACCGACTACCGCCACGTCGATCCGCATCTGGGCGGCGACGTGGCCTGGGATGAGCTGACGGCAGCGGCTGACGCGGCGGGGATACATATCGTGCTGGACGGCGTGTTCAACCACATGGGCAACGAGAATGCGCTGTTTCAGGCGGCGCTGGACGATGAAAGCTCGCCGCAGCGTGCCCTGTTCAGCTGGCGCGACGAGGCGGGCAAGCCTCCCTATCATTCGTTTTTCGACGTGCCGACGCTGCCCAAGATCGACTACCGCAACGAATACGCGGCGCAGGAGTTTCTGGACGGCGAGGAAAGTGTGGTGCGCCACTGGCTGCGGCGCGGCGCTTCCGGCTGGCGACTGGACGTGGCCCACATGATCGGGGCAGGCGGCACCGACGAGGACAACCTGCCGCTGCACCGCATCCTCAAGCGGGCGGCGCGCGAGGAACGGGCCGACGCCTACGTATTCGGCGAACGCTTCTACGACCCCGAACATGCGCTGGACGGCACGGGCGAGGACGCCAGCATGAACTACCACGGCTTCGGTCTGCCGGTGGTGCAGTGGATCGCAGGCGCCACGTACTACGGCGAACCCAGCCGCCTGGACGGCACCGAACTGGCCGACATCCTGTGGGACGCCTACCACGCGTTGCCGCCGCAGGTGGCGCTGAGCATGTTCAACCTGCTCGAATCCCACGACATCGGCCGGGCCATGTTCCGCGTCGGGAATGACCGCACCAAATTTCTGGCGGCCTGCACGCTGCTGATGGGCTATGCGGGCGTGCCGTGCACGTATTACGGTTCAGAGGTAGGCGTGACCCAGAGCCGCCCCGGCAACATGCCGTGGTGCCGCGAGCCGATGCCCTGGGACGAGGCAAAGTGGGATGCAGAGCTGCGCGCCAGGGTGCGGGCGCTCATCCACCTGCGCCGCCAGACCCACGTCTTGCAGGAAGGTTCGCTGAGCTTCCTGCACGCCGAGGCTGACGCTATAGCCTTTCTGCGCGAGTACACGCACCGCGACGGGCGCACGGAGCGGGCCGTGGTGCTGGCCAGTCGCCGGCCAGAGGCCCATCACGTCAGCTTGACCCTGCCTGCGGGCGAGTGGCGCGATGCCCTGAGCGGACAAGGTTTACGCGGCGGTAAGGTCACGCTGGACGCGGCGGGCGGGCGGATTCTCCTGCAGGAGTGA
- a CDS encoding ABC transporter substrate-binding protein, whose amino-acid sequence MRPIQTLTALALLSFTLASAQGTIKIGAVTSLSGRFATFGAMQQAGFKVAVDEINAKGGINGQKLELLLEDDASDTNKALNAAEKLVNERVPLVIGAYSSGVTKPLSQYMARVKVPLLVATAIDETITKPGNAYTFRVNNQSSVYTRSLITELKRIGGMKTAVVLTSNDAFGKSVLTDATKLLPAAGFTVLSKDTYDKGLTDFRPLLNRYKGQNPDVVIFASYEEDAVALAKQVRETGLSPRMIAGIATGFALPDFLKGAGSTAENFLVTMVWNADVKYPGAASLYTRLKTALGGEEPSQHAAQSYAAVLAAADAIKRGGSDPEKVRAALESTKLNTAFGPVTFRDYAGYQNQNSVVGLITQVQGGKFVTVGPASAATGKVVLPRK is encoded by the coding sequence ATGCGTCCAATCCAGACCCTGACCGCCCTCGCCCTTCTTTCTTTCACTCTTGCCTCCGCGCAGGGCACCATCAAGATCGGGGCCGTCACCAGTCTGTCGGGGCGTTTTGCCACCTTCGGGGCCATGCAGCAGGCGGGCTTCAAGGTGGCCGTAGACGAGATCAACGCCAAGGGCGGCATCAACGGTCAGAAGCTTGAACTGCTGCTGGAGGACGATGCCAGCGACACCAACAAGGCGCTGAACGCCGCCGAGAAACTGGTCAACGAGAGGGTACCGCTGGTGATCGGCGCGTACAGCAGCGGGGTCACCAAGCCGCTGTCGCAGTACATGGCGCGGGTCAAGGTGCCGCTGCTCGTGGCCACTGCCATCGACGAGACCATCACCAAACCGGGCAACGCCTACACGTTCCGCGTCAACAACCAGAGCAGCGTCTATACCCGCAGCCTGATTACTGAGCTCAAGCGCATCGGCGGCATGAAGACGGCAGTGGTGCTGACCAGCAACGACGCCTTCGGCAAAAGTGTGCTGACCGACGCCACCAAGCTGCTGCCTGCCGCCGGATTTACCGTGCTGAGCAAGGACACCTACGACAAGGGCCTGACCGACTTCCGCCCGCTGCTGAACCGCTACAAGGGGCAGAACCCCGACGTGGTGATCTTCGCCAGCTACGAGGAGGACGCCGTGGCCCTGGCCAAGCAGGTCAGGGAAACTGGGCTGTCCCCCAGGATGATCGCTGGAATTGCCACCGGTTTTGCCCTCCCCGACTTCCTGAAGGGCGCGGGCAGCACCGCCGAGAACTTCCTGGTCACCATGGTCTGGAACGCCGACGTGAAGTATCCGGGCGCCGCCAGCCTGTACACCCGCCTGAAAACGGCGCTGGGCGGCGAGGAGCCCTCACAACATGCCGCGCAAAGTTACGCGGCGGTGCTCGCCGCAGCCGACGCCATCAAACGCGGCGGCAGCGATCCCGAGAAGGTGAGGGCGGCGCTGGAGAGCACCAAGCTCAATACAGCTTTCGGTCCCGTCACCTTCCGCGACTACGCGGGTTACCAGAACCAGAACAGCGTTGTTGGGCTGATCACGCAGGTGCAGGGCGGCAAATTCGTGACCGTTGGCCCGGCCAGCGCGGCGACCGGGAAAGTCGTCCTGCCCAGGAAGTAG
- a CDS encoding branched-chain amino acid ABC transporter permease, translating into MDQVAVTAFFQTLVQGLLTGGLYALIGTGLSLIFGVMKIINFAHGDFLAIGMFITLALFKAFNLDPYLSLLVAAPFGFALGYLIQRFVLARLGDRLGEGSLLATLGLGLIISNTLLLGFGAQPQSINVPYAINTLKFAGVQVSVSLLIAGLGTVLAISALNLVLYRTELGRAIRATAQNPLGAELQGVKTSNIQAIVFGVGVSFAAIAGVLLMPLLYTFPTVGENYVTKAFIVTVLGGLGNLPGAVVGGLVLGVIESLGAFYISNNYRDAYGLIVFLLVLLLRPEGLFGRTVKRV; encoded by the coding sequence ATGGATCAAGTCGCCGTCACGGCGTTTTTTCAAACCCTGGTGCAGGGACTGCTGACCGGGGGGCTGTACGCCCTGATCGGCACCGGCCTGAGCCTGATCTTCGGCGTCATGAAGATTATCAATTTCGCGCACGGCGACTTTCTGGCGATCGGTATGTTCATCACGCTGGCGCTGTTCAAGGCCTTCAACCTTGATCCGTACCTGAGCCTGCTGGTGGCCGCCCCGTTCGGCTTCGCCCTGGGCTACCTCATCCAGCGGTTCGTGCTGGCGCGGCTGGGGGACCGGCTGGGCGAGGGCAGCCTGCTCGCCACGCTGGGACTGGGGCTGATCATCAGCAACACGCTGCTGCTGGGCTTTGGCGCGCAGCCGCAGAGCATCAACGTGCCGTACGCCATCAACACCCTCAAGTTCGCGGGCGTGCAGGTCAGTGTGTCGCTGCTGATCGCCGGACTGGGAACGGTGCTGGCCATCTCGGCGCTGAATCTGGTGCTGTACCGCACCGAACTGGGCCGCGCCATCCGCGCCACGGCGCAAAACCCCCTGGGCGCAGAGTTGCAGGGCGTCAAGACCTCCAATATCCAGGCCATCGTGTTCGGCGTAGGTGTCTCCTTCGCCGCCATCGCGGGCGTGCTGCTGATGCCGCTGCTGTACACCTTTCCCACAGTGGGCGAGAATTACGTGACCAAGGCGTTCATCGTGACCGTGCTGGGCGGCCTGGGCAACCTGCCGGGGGCCGTCGTGGGCGGGCTGGTGCTGGGCGTGATCGAGTCGCTGGGCGCGTTCTACATCAGCAACAACTACCGCGACGCCTACGGTCTGATCGTGTTCCTGCTGGTGCTGCTGCTGCGGCCTGAAGGGTTGTTTGGGAGGACGGTGAAGCGGGTATGA
- a CDS encoding ABC transporter ATP-binding protein, translated as MTAPSLTKLPGEPVHASSGPPILKAENITVRFGGVVAVKDISLAVRPGEILGLIGPNGAGKTTLFNALTGFVRPSEGRVLYNGRDITTMPPQARAKLGMARTFQVERPFEDLSVLENVLVAAFLKYRGGRAEDHAYAVLERVGLADRATQPASQLNLARRRRLELAKVLALEPKVLFLDESIAGLNPPGQQEMVALIRTLAGSGLAIVMVEHIMHVIMSLSDHVICMAFGELLAEGDPHAVAAHPDVIRAYLGDDND; from the coding sequence ATGACGGCGCCTTCCCTGACGAAGCTTCCGGGCGAGCCCGTTCACGCGTCCTCCGGCCCGCCGATCCTGAAGGCCGAGAACATCACCGTGCGTTTCGGCGGGGTGGTGGCGGTTAAGGACATCTCGCTGGCGGTGCGGCCCGGCGAGATCCTGGGCCTGATCGGGCCGAACGGGGCGGGGAAGACCACCCTCTTCAACGCGCTGACCGGCTTCGTGCGTCCCAGCGAGGGGCGGGTGCTGTACAACGGGCGGGACATCACCACCATGCCGCCGCAGGCCCGCGCCAAGCTGGGGATGGCCCGTACCTTTCAGGTCGAGCGCCCCTTCGAGGACCTGAGCGTGCTGGAGAATGTGCTGGTGGCGGCCTTCCTGAAATACAGGGGAGGCCGGGCCGAGGACCACGCCTACGCCGTGCTGGAGCGTGTGGGCCTAGCTGACCGTGCCACCCAGCCTGCCTCGCAGCTGAACCTCGCGCGTCGCCGCCGCCTGGAACTGGCGAAGGTGCTGGCGCTGGAGCCGAAGGTTCTGTTTCTGGATGAGAGCATCGCGGGCCTGAACCCGCCGGGGCAGCAGGAGATGGTGGCGCTGATCCGCACGCTGGCAGGGTCGGGCCTCGCCATCGTGATGGTGGAACACATCATGCACGTGATCATGAGCCTGTCCGATCACGTCATCTGCATGGCTTTCGGCGAGCTGCTGGCCGAGGGCGACCCGCACGCGGTGGCCGCGCACCCGGACGTGATCCGGGCGTATCTGGGGGATGACAATGACTAG
- a CDS encoding ABC transporter substrate-binding protein: protein MRPLSQKTVLFTLALTLAATAGAQDTIKVGAITSVTGRFAEFGKMQLAGFKVGVAEVNKRGGVLGKKLELIIEDNASDVNKGLAAAERLVNAGVPLVLNEYSSSLVKAQAQYLARQKVPNLVITSSGDDITKPGSDYIFRLNQPASAYAQVILDLFKANKFKSMAIIAGTGSFEKSVADAANRIAKDFGITVVEDQRYDKGLTDFRPVLNRIKAKNPDGILMVSYAEDSVALMRQAREVGVKPRLFAGGAAGFALPDFIKDSGAAAENVVTATAWIPQLRYAGTQKLNVDLKKALGGEDPSYHAAQAYAGVLTAAAAINKAGSTDREKVKAALGTVNLQTAFGPIQFKNYDGFTNQNPLEMVAQQVQKGAFVPVYPKSVVPRALTFERK, encoded by the coding sequence ATGCGTCCATTGAGTCAAAAGACTGTTCTGTTCACCCTCGCCCTCACCCTGGCCGCCACTGCGGGTGCGCAGGACACCATCAAGGTGGGCGCGATCACCTCGGTCACCGGGCGCTTCGCAGAGTTCGGCAAGATGCAGCTCGCGGGCTTCAAGGTGGGCGTGGCGGAAGTGAACAAGCGCGGCGGCGTGCTGGGCAAGAAGCTGGAACTGATCATCGAGGACAACGCCAGCGACGTGAACAAGGGGCTGGCCGCCGCCGAACGCCTGGTGAACGCGGGGGTGCCGCTGGTGCTCAACGAGTACTCCTCCAGCCTGGTCAAGGCGCAGGCGCAGTACCTGGCCCGCCAGAAGGTGCCGAACCTGGTGATCACATCCAGCGGCGACGACATCACCAAGCCGGGCAGCGACTACATCTTCCGCCTGAACCAGCCGGCCAGCGCATATGCCCAGGTGATTCTGGATCTCTTCAAGGCCAATAAGTTCAAGAGCATGGCGATCATCGCCGGGACGGGCTCGTTTGAGAAGAGCGTGGCCGACGCCGCCAACCGCATTGCCAAGGATTTTGGAATCACCGTGGTGGAAGACCAGCGCTACGACAAGGGCCTGACCGACTTCCGCCCGGTGCTCAATCGCATCAAGGCCAAGAACCCCGACGGAATCCTGATGGTCAGCTACGCCGAGGACAGCGTCGCCCTGATGCGTCAGGCCCGCGAGGTGGGCGTCAAGCCACGCCTGTTCGCCGGCGGCGCGGCTGGATTCGCGCTGCCCGATTTCATCAAGGACAGCGGCGCCGCCGCTGAGAACGTCGTGACCGCCACCGCCTGGATTCCGCAGCTGCGCTACGCCGGAACGCAGAAACTGAACGTCGATCTCAAGAAGGCGCTGGGCGGCGAGGACCCCAGCTACCACGCGGCGCAGGCTTACGCGGGCGTGCTGACCGCTGCCGCCGCGATCAACAAGGCGGGCAGCACCGACCGCGAGAAGGTCAAGGCCGCGCTGGGCACGGTCAACCTTCAGACCGCCTTCGGCCCGATCCAGTTCAAGAACTACGACGGGTTCACGAACCAGAACCCGCTGGAAATGGTGGCGCAGCAGGTGCAGAAGGGAGCCTTCGTGCCGGTGTACCCCAAGTCGGTCGTTCCGCGCGCGCTGACCTTCGAGCGCAAGTAA
- a CDS encoding MBL fold metallo-hydrolase has product MNQAPIRLAQFGMVNSYLVPEKDGLTLIDAGIPGLEKRVLAAVRRTGRPLRRVALTHPHPDHVGSVDALKKAMPDLEVLVGENDAEQLARGGVRTAPSRLLRGGDRVESLQVLNTPGHSPGHLAYFDERDGTLYAGDTFVNIPGLRVASVVNAVFPLPSFGTEDLARTVHSARFLLDLPARFLAVGHGRVLPDPLPAMRRAVELAEKNAPPHPVTLRVAATISRLSGMPAELADPTRWRTK; this is encoded by the coding sequence ATGAATCAGGCGCCCATTCGCCTCGCCCAGTTCGGAATGGTCAATTCGTATCTGGTGCCGGAGAAAGACGGCCTGACCCTGATCGACGCGGGGATTCCGGGTCTGGAAAAGCGTGTTCTGGCAGCGGTCAGGCGCACGGGCAGACCACTGCGTCGCGTGGCCCTGACCCATCCCCACCCAGATCACGTCGGCAGCGTCGACGCCCTGAAAAAGGCAATGCCGGACCTGGAAGTTCTGGTGGGCGAGAACGACGCGGAGCAGCTGGCCCGTGGCGGCGTCCGCACCGCACCCTCGAGGTTGTTGCGCGGCGGCGACAGAGTGGAAAGTCTGCAGGTGCTGAACACGCCCGGACACTCGCCGGGCCACCTCGCCTACTTTGACGAGCGCGACGGCACACTGTACGCCGGGGACACTTTCGTCAACATCCCGGGGTTGCGGGTGGCCAGCGTCGTGAACGCCGTGTTTCCATTACCCTCCTTCGGCACCGAGGATCTGGCCCGGACGGTTCACAGCGCCAGATTCTTGCTGGACCTCCCAGCGCGTTTTCTGGCGGTTGGGCATGGCCGGGTGCTGCCTGATCCGCTGCCGGCCATGCGCCGGGCCGTGGAGCTGGCCGAGAAAAACGCCCCGCCCCATCCTGTGACCCTGCGGGTCGCCGCAACGATCAGCCGCCTGTCTGGCATGCCCGCCGAACTGGCTGATCCGACCCGCTGGCGCACAAAATAA
- a CDS encoding ABC transporter ATP-binding protein, with protein MTTQTHPTRVGYVPGERVLEAADLEVAYGQVQVVFGVSLHVDKGELVGLVGGNGSGKSTILRVLSGMLKARSGSATYRGQNLNAVPPHRITDMGVAHVPMGRQLFGQMTVEENLIMGAYLPRTKKNRAENLQKVYDFFPRLTEKRRSAAAALSGGEQQMVAIGRALMSEPEVLLMDEPSLGLAPLVVSEVMRVIGSLRELGLTVLLVEQNVRQVLKVTDRTYVLELGSLVKEGPSRELMGDPEIIKAYLGV; from the coding sequence ATGACCACCCAAACTCACCCCACCCGCGTCGGTTACGTTCCCGGAGAACGCGTGCTGGAAGCCGCCGATCTGGAAGTTGCCTACGGTCAGGTGCAGGTGGTCTTCGGCGTGTCGCTGCATGTGGACAAGGGCGAGCTGGTGGGCCTGGTGGGCGGCAACGGCAGCGGCAAGAGCACCATCTTGCGGGTGCTGTCGGGCATGCTCAAGGCCAGATCGGGAAGCGCCACCTACCGGGGACAGAACCTGAACGCCGTGCCGCCGCACCGCATTACCGATATGGGTGTGGCGCATGTGCCGATGGGCCGTCAACTGTTCGGGCAGATGACCGTTGAGGAAAACCTGATCATGGGCGCGTACCTGCCGCGCACCAAGAAGAACCGCGCCGAGAACCTGCAAAAGGTCTACGACTTCTTTCCCCGACTGACCGAGAAGCGCCGCTCGGCCGCCGCCGCCCTGTCCGGTGGGGAACAGCAGATGGTGGCGATTGGCCGCGCCCTGATGAGCGAGCCCGAAGTGCTGCTGATGGACGAGCCGTCGCTGGGGCTGGCCCCACTCGTCGTTTCGGAGGTCATGCGCGTGATCGGCAGCCTGCGTGAACTGGGATTGACCGTGCTGCTGGTGGAGCAGAACGTGCGGCAGGTCTTGAAGGTGACGGACCGGACCTACGTGCTGGAACTGGGCAGCCTGGTCAAGGAGGGGCCGAGCAGGGAACTGATGGGAGACCCGGAGATCATCAAGGCGTATCTGGGCGTTTAG
- a CDS encoding YrdB family protein — MNTNSVRLEITPWDGLAFCLELAAVVAVGVWDQQTAGWPGLIAAPLVLTVFWGAFLSPRASRPVRGLAWQLAKLAVFMLACAALLATAGLLPAAAFLGLALLSVLQGGTR, encoded by the coding sequence ATGAATACGAACAGTGTTCGCCTAGAGATCACCCCCTGGGATGGGCTGGCTTTCTGTCTGGAACTTGCCGCTGTCGTCGCCGTCGGCGTGTGGGACCAGCAGACTGCGGGCTGGCCTGGACTGATCGCCGCGCCGCTGGTTCTGACCGTCTTCTGGGGAGCGTTCCTCTCCCCACGCGCCTCCCGTCCTGTTCGGGGCCTCGCCTGGCAGCTGGCCAAACTGGCTGTCTTCATGCTGGCCTGCGCCGCTCTCCTCGCCACCGCCGGGCTGCTGCCCGCTGCCGCATTCCTTGGTCTCGCCCTTCTCAGTGTTCTTCAGGGAGGAACCCGATGA
- a CDS encoding FCD domain-containing protein has protein sequence MRDQLRSAILAGELAPGSRLSVPELARQLGVSRSPVREAVLLLVGEGLAVEQSRRGVEVARLELSDVLELYELRMALESLAARHAAERMTQTDLAALRGVLDAQGAAAVGDARRYRELDLRFHEIVSQTCGNARLARHAAMLAREMRLAGPLLVNEPWHLRRSHEEHRTIERALRQRDGPAAESAMRDHLSRVAQSVRHHHTPPNP, from the coding sequence GTGCGAGATCAGCTTCGTTCCGCGATCCTGGCCGGAGAGCTCGCCCCGGGGTCCCGCCTGAGCGTGCCGGAACTTGCCCGCCAGCTGGGCGTCAGCCGCTCGCCGGTGCGCGAGGCGGTGCTGCTGCTGGTGGGCGAGGGACTGGCGGTGGAGCAGTCGCGCCGGGGCGTGGAGGTCGCGCGGCTGGAACTGTCTGACGTTCTGGAGCTCTACGAATTACGGATGGCGCTTGAAAGTCTGGCCGCTCGCCACGCTGCCGAGCGCATGACCCAGACCGATCTGGCGGCGCTGCGCGGCGTGCTGGACGCCCAGGGCGCGGCGGCGGTGGGGGACGCCCGCCGCTACCGCGAGCTGGACCTGCGCTTTCACGAGATCGTCTCGCAGACCTGCGGCAACGCCCGGCTGGCCCGCCACGCTGCCATGCTGGCCCGCGAGATGCGGCTGGCCGGTCCGTTGCTGGTCAACGAGCCCTGGCACCTGCGCCGCAGTCACGAGGAACACCGCACCATTGAACGCGCCCTGCGCCAGCGCGACGGCCCCGCCGCCGAGAGCGCCATGCGCGATCACCTGAGCCGCGTGGCCCAAAGCGTGCGTCACCACCACACTCCACCAAATCCCTGA
- a CDS encoding branched-chain amino acid ABC transporter permease: MTALAPTSAARPRALTFGNVWLSAVLVAILFIYPFVFGKTLNFGISTLLFAGFAMSWNILGGWAGQTSLGHAALLGIGAYSMTLLATPERLPPFLSSPLAPWWGTLVGMVVAVAVAAVWGWLTFRLQGSYFALSTIAVALVIRLIAINSNWTGGAEGLFMPDLPRPFGLDLFDRKVEYWLAFAFVLLTLVITHLIRRSRMGYALQAVREDEDGARALGIDPARMKLLAFMLSAALMALGGSLYALYLQAFEPHTILELPLSIQIALLAIIGGRTTIQGPLIGALVLSIFGEVFRNVFSSANLLIYGVLILLVTLFAPSGIMGLFQRAGSKLGTAR; this comes from the coding sequence ATGACCGCCCTCGCGCCCACCTCCGCCGCGCGTCCCCGCGCGCTGACCTTTGGCAACGTGTGGCTGAGCGCCGTGCTTGTCGCCATCCTGTTCATCTACCCGTTCGTGTTCGGCAAGACCCTGAACTTCGGGATTTCCACGCTGCTGTTCGCCGGTTTCGCCATGAGCTGGAACATTCTGGGTGGCTGGGCCGGGCAGACCAGCCTGGGCCACGCGGCCCTGCTGGGCATCGGGGCTTACAGCATGACGCTGCTGGCGACGCCCGAACGGTTGCCCCCGTTCCTGTCCTCGCCGCTGGCCCCGTGGTGGGGCACGTTGGTCGGAATGGTGGTCGCGGTAGCGGTGGCGGCGGTGTGGGGCTGGTTGACCTTCCGGCTGCAGGGTTCGTATTTCGCTCTATCGACCATTGCGGTGGCGCTCGTCATTCGTCTGATCGCCATCAACTCCAACTGGACCGGTGGTGCGGAAGGGCTGTTCATGCCGGATCTGCCGCGCCCGTTTGGCCTGGATCTGTTTGACCGCAAGGTGGAGTACTGGCTGGCCTTCGCCTTCGTGCTGCTGACCCTGGTCATCACGCACCTGATCCGCCGCTCGCGCATGGGGTACGCGCTGCAGGCCGTGCGCGAGGACGAGGACGGCGCGCGGGCGCTGGGGATCGATCCGGCCCGCATGAAACTGCTGGCCTTCATGCTCAGCGCCGCGCTGATGGCCCTGGGCGGCAGCCTGTACGCCCTGTACCTGCAGGCCTTCGAACCGCACACCATTCTGGAACTGCCCCTGAGCATCCAGATCGCGCTGCTGGCGATCATCGGCGGGCGCACCACCATCCAGGGGCCGCTGATCGGGGCGCTGGTGCTGAGCATCTTCGGTGAGGTCTTCCGCAACGTGTTCAGCAGCGCCAACCTGCTGATCTACGGCGTGCTGATCCTGCTGGTGACGCTGTTCGCGCCCAGCGGCATCATGGGTCTGTTTCAGCGCGCCGGCAGCAAGCTGGGGACGGCGCGATGA
- a CDS encoding TetR/AcrR family transcriptional regulator: MPYPAKLNPEQILDAAQTLLETSGPDGLSMRTLADALSVRPSSLYRHHASRETLLVALGDRAAGALQEALLRATADRTARAGAEAASHAYLDYARQHPHLYALLLTKGEEQSPAGLAGTAGKRLWSALLEVVGQLSGNLDDTDHAVALWTFLHGFAALERSGMFGASGPRGGLKVGLTALLDAMESAHATRKPSS, encoded by the coding sequence ATGCCATATCCCGCCAAGCTCAACCCCGAACAGATTCTGGATGCCGCCCAGACGTTGCTGGAAACGTCAGGCCCGGATGGACTAAGTATGCGGACCCTGGCCGACGCCCTCTCGGTCCGGCCCAGCAGCCTCTACCGCCACCACGCCAGCCGTGAAACGCTGTTGGTGGCGCTGGGGGATCGAGCAGCCGGAGCGTTGCAGGAGGCACTCCTGCGCGCCACGGCCGACAGGACGGCGAGGGCCGGGGCCGAGGCCGCCTCACACGCCTATCTGGACTACGCCCGGCAGCATCCACACCTCTATGCACTGTTGCTGACCAAGGGGGAGGAGCAGTCCCCAGCAGGGTTGGCGGGCACGGCGGGCAAGCGACTCTGGAGCGCACTGCTGGAGGTGGTGGGGCAGCTGAGCGGCAACCTCGACGACACAGATCACGCCGTCGCTCTCTGGACCTTTCTCCATGGTTTCGCGGCGCTAGAACGCAGCGGCATGTTCGGTGCCAGTGGCCCCAGGGGTGGGCTGAAGGTTGGCCTGACGGCCCTGCTGGACGCGATGGAGTCGGCCCATGCCACCCGTAAGCCGTCTTCCTGA